A genomic window from Camelina sativa cultivar DH55 chromosome 2, Cs, whole genome shotgun sequence includes:
- the LOC104718437 gene encoding UDP-glycosyltransferase 75D1-like: MDNNNWKSPAGPHFLFVTFPTQGHINPSLELAKRLAGTISGARVTYAAPISAYNRRMFSQENVPETLTFATYSDGYDDGYKSSTSSKKSLQDATANFMSDMRRHGKETLTELIEDNRRQNRPFTCVVYTILLTWVAELAREIHLPSALLWVQPVTVFSISYHYFNGYEDAISEMGNNPSGSIQLPSLPLLTLRDLPSFLVSSNAYAFLLPVLREQLESLKEEANPKILINTFKELEPEAMSSVPDNYKVIPIGPLLTLRTGSSSQSEYIEWLDTKADSSVLYVSFGTVAVLTKKQLVELCKALIQSRRPFLWVITDKSYKSKGDEQEKEEDCISSFREELDEIGMVVSWCDQFRVLNHRSIGCFVTHCGWNSTLESLVSGVPVVAFPQCTDQMTNAKLLEDCWKTGVRVMEKKHEEGAVVVESEEIRRCIKEVIEEKAEEFRGNAARWKDLAAEAVREGGSSFNHLKAFADEHM; encoded by the coding sequence ATGGACAACAATAATTGGAAGTCACCGGCCGGTCCACACTTCCTATTCGTAACATTTCCAACACAAGGTCACATCAACCCATCTCTCGAGCTAGCCAAACGTCTAGCCGGAACCATCTCCGGCGCTAGAGTCACCTACGCCGCCCCGATCTCCGCCTACAACCGCCGTATGTTCTCTCAAGAAAACGTCCCCGAAACCCTAACCTTCGCTACCTACTCCGATGGCTACGACGACGGCTACAAATCCTCTACTTCCTCCAAGAAATCTCTTCAAGACGCGACCGCAAACTTCATGTCTGATATGAGAAGACATGGCAAAGAGACGCTAACCGAACTGATCGAAGATAACCGGAGGCAGAACCGGCCTTTCACTTGCGTGGTTTACACGATTCTCCTCACTTGGGTCGCTGAGCTAGCGCGTGAGATTCACCTTCCTTCGGCTCTTCTTTGGGTCCAACCTGTAACAGTGTTCTCCATTTCTTACCATTACTTCAACGGCTACGAAGATGCAATCTCAGAGATGGGTAATAACCCTTCTGGTTCTATTCAATTACCGTCTTTGCCACTGCTCACTCTCCGTGATCTTCCCTCATTCCTCGTCTCTTCCAACGCCTATGCATTTCTTCTACCGGTGTTAAGAGAACAGCTTGAGTCACTGAAGGAAGAAGCAAACCCTAAGATCCTCATCAACACTTTCAAAGAGCTTGAGCCAGAAGCCATGAGCTCGGTTCCAGATAATTACAAAGTTATCCCTATAGGTCCGTTATTAACCTTGAGAACGGGTTCGTCGAGTCAAAGTGAGTACATTGAGTGGTTGGATACGAAGGCGGATTCGTCTGTGCTTTATGTTTCATTTGGGACGGTTGCCGTGTTGACCAAGAAACAGCTTGTGGAGCTTTGCAAGGCGTTGATTCAGAGTCGGAGGCCGTTCTTGTGGGTGATCACGGATAAGTCGTACAAAAGCAAAGGAGATGagcaagagaaggaagaagattgcATAAGTAGTTTCAGAGAAGAGCTCGATGAGATAGGTATGGTGGTTTCGTGGTGTGAtcagtttagggttttgaatcaTCGATCGATCGGTTGTTTCGTGACGCATTGCGGGTGGAACTCGACGCTGGAGAGCTTGGTATCAGGAGTTCCGGTGGTGGCGTTTCCGCAGTGTACTGATCAGATGACGAACGCGAAGCTTTTAGAAGATTGTTGGAAGACAGGTGTGAGAGTGATGGAGAAGAAGCACGAGGAAGGAGCTGTGGTGGTGGAGAGTGAGGAGATACGGCGGTGCATTAAGGAAGTAATTGAGGAGAAAGCGGAGGAGTTTAGAGGAAACGCGGCAAGGTGGAAGGATTTAGCAGCGGAGGCGGTGAGAGAAGGTGGCTCTTCTTTTAACCATCTCAAAGCTTTTGCCGATGAGCATATGTGA
- the LOC104718457 gene encoding UDP-glycosyltransferase 75D1, whose product MDNNNSKSPTGPHFLFVTYPAQGHINPSLQLAKRLAGTISNGRVTFAAPISAYNRRMFSQENVPETLTFSTYSDGHDDGFKSSTSFDKSPQEAVANYMSDMRRRGKETLTELIEDNRKQNRPFTCVVYTILLTWVSELAREIHLPSALLWVQPVTVFSIFYHYFHGYEDAISEMGNNPSSSIQLPSLPLLCVRDLPSFIVSSNAYAFLLPAFRDQLESLKEEANPKILINSFQELEPEAMSSVPDNYKIVPIGPLLTLRTDSSSRGEYIEWLDTKADSSVIYISFGTLAVLTKKQLGELCKALIQSRRPFLWVITDKSYRSREDEKEKEEDCIKSFREELDEIGMVVSWCDQFRVLNHRSIGCFVTHCGWNSTLESLVSGVPVVAFPQWTDQMTNAKLLEDCWKTGVRVMEKKDEEGVVLVESEEIRRCIDEVMEEKAEEFRGNAARWKDLAAEAVREGGSSFNHLKAFADEHM is encoded by the coding sequence ATGGACAACAATAATTCGAAGTCACCCACCGGTCCACACTTTCTATTTGTGACATATCCAGCACAAGGTCACATCAACCCATCTCTCCAGCTAGCCAAACGTCTAGCCGGAaccatctccaatggtagaGTCACCTTCGCCGCCCCGATCTCCGCCTACAACCGCCGCATGTTCTCTCAAGAAAACGTCCCCGAAACCTTAACCTTCTCTACCTACTCTGATGGCCATGACGACGGCTTTAAGTCCTCTACTTCATTCGACAAATCTCCTCAAGAGGCGGTTGCAAACTACATGTCTGATATGAGACGACGTGGCAAAGAGACACTGACCGAACTAATCGAAGATAACCGGAAGCAGAACCGGCCTTTCACATGCGTGGTTTACACGATCCTCCTCACTTGGGTCTCTGAGCTAGCGCGTGAGATTCACCTTCCTTCGGCTCTTCTTTGGGTTCAACCTGTAACAGTCTTCTCCATCTTTTACCATTACTTCCACGGCTACGAAGATGCAATCTCTGAGATGGGTAATAACCCCTCTAGTTCTATTCAATTACCGTCTCTGCCACTGCTCTGTGTCCGTGATCTTCCTTCGTTCATCGTCTCTTCCAATGCCTACGCGTTTCTTCTACCGGCCTTTCGAGATCAGCTTGAGTCACTGAAGGAAGAAGCAAACCCTAAGATTCTCATCAACAGTTTCCAAGAGCTTGAGCCAGAAGCCATGAGCTCCGTTCCAGATAATTACAAGATTGTCCCCATCGGTCCGTTACTAACCTTGAGAACGGATTCTTCTAGTCGCGGTGAGTACATAGAGTGGTTGGATACGAAAGCGGATTCCTCTGTGATTTATATTTCGTTCGGGACACTTGCCGTGCTGACCAAGAAACAGCTTGGGGAGCTTTGTAAAGCGTTGATTCAGAGTCGGAGGCCGTTCTTGTGGGTGATTACGGATAAGTCGTACAGAAGtagagaagatgagaaagagaaagaagaagattgcatAAAGAGTTTTAGAGAAGAGCTCGATGAGATAGGTATGGTGGTTTCTTGGTGCGAtcagtttagggttttgaatcaTAGGTCGATCGGTTGTTTTGTGACGCATTGCGGATGGAACTCAACGTTGGAGAGCTTGGTCTCAGGAGTTCCGGTTGTGGCGTTTCCTCAGTGGACTGATCAGATGACAAACGCGAAGCTTTTAGAAGATTGTTGGAAGACAGGTGTGAGAGTGATGGAGAAGAAAGACGAGGAAGGAGTTGTGTTGGTGGAGAGTGAGGAGATACGGCGATGCATTGACGAAGTGATGGAGGAGAAGGCGGAGGAGTTTAGAGGAAACGCGGCGAGGTGGAAGGATTTGGCTGCGGAGGCGGTGAGAGAAGGTGGCTCTTCTTTCAATCATCTTAAAGCTTTTGCCGATGAGCACATGTGA